From Apium graveolens cultivar Ventura chromosome 9, ASM990537v1, whole genome shotgun sequence, the proteins below share one genomic window:
- the LOC141684917 gene encoding uncharacterized protein LOC141684917, protein MVPGEVGSGLLRRDRYTEEDAEVNQRLHLDLLEEIRENSQLRLAAYQQRAARYYNKKVKGQLLKVGDLVLRKVMPNTNNPQHGVFGANWEGPYKIKAILWKGTYHLEDMEGKLVPRA, encoded by the coding sequence ATGGTCCCCGGGGAAGTTGGTTCGGGGTTGCTTCGCAGAGATCGTTACACGGAGGAGGATGCAgaggttaatcaaaggcttcatttgGATCTTTTGGAAGAAATAAGGGAGAATTCGCAACTAAGGCTTGCGGCGTATCAGCAACGTGccgcaaggtattataacaagaaaGTAAAGGGACAGCTGCTAAAGGTAGGGGATTTGGTGCTCAGGAAGGTGATGCCAAACACGAATAATCCCCAgcatggagtgtttggagctaattgggaaggaccatataagATAAAAGCAATTTTATGGAAAGGGACTTATCACCTTGAGGATATGGAA